The following are encoded in a window of Drosophila simulans strain w501 chromosome 3L, Prin_Dsim_3.1, whole genome shotgun sequence genomic DNA:
- the LOC6737649 gene encoding CAAX prenyl protease 1 homolog isoform X1, with amino-acid sequence MNSFALYQDPLRGEVLKISGNQIGMSVVPRKVSFSDPILLRHILCLVIVVHNSFHLILCCRQLKLCKRTSVPPKQMEGIFSQEAFQASKDKQLHASSLEIFNIAIDTLYSCLDLYLCTLAFLWKLTVGWYRYAGSTWLNVTFMTVFSTYLVVRKLPSLFYEKLVLDPRYNVDPEKTPPLLGLICALVFVVVFLQVAVIPLTAIFMAIHMLSEWYFTLFVWLGLVGLSVLVLAFVGLFGVPCLGKSRKMKSTDMDNSLKAVLDDFKFPGRVYMVHTFHVGRPTAWVMGCCCCLRLDIHDNLMWNRGFSSDDFDWGQMGAGLNDEQLAAFVAHQLAHWKLWHVAKGLALIYFYLLIYLLLFGICNRWITLYAAAGFTTFYPSSVGFWLVYKYLMPIYHDISTWIVFFCIRHFEYAADAYVNRRGYGPPMRAALLKLFSDDYEFPYVDHCYLIWHRLRPSILQRIDNLQRLNMISGVSTA; translated from the exons ATGAACTCCTTCGCACTTTATCAAGATCCTTTGCGTGGGGAGGTCCTGAAAATATCGGGAAATCAGATCGGCATGAGTGTGGTTCCCCGCAAAGTTAGTTTCTCGGATCCGATTCTGCTGCGGCACATCCTCTGCCTGGTGATAGTGGTACACAACAGTTTTCATCTCATCCTCTGCTGCAGGCAGTTGAAATTGTGCAAAAGGACTTCCGTTCCGCCGAAGCAAATGGAGGGCATTTTCTCGCAAGAAGCCTTTCAG GCCTCCAAGGATAAGCAGCTCCATGCCTCATCCCTTGAGATATTCAATATAGCAATAGATACATTATATAGCTGCCTTGATCTGTATCTTTGCACTCTGGCTTTCCTCTGGAAATTGACGGTGGGATGGTATCGCTATGCGGGCAGCACTTGGCTGAATGTTACATTTATGACTGTGTTTTCCACGTACTTGGTTGTCCGGAAGTTGCCATCGCTGTTTTACGAGAAACTAGTCCTGGATCCCAGATACAATGTGGATCCTGAAAAGACTCCGCCCTTGTTGGGTTTGATTTGCGCGCTGGTTTTTGTCGTCGTTTTTCTACAG GTTGCCGTCATTCCGCTGACTGCGATTTTCATGGCCATTCATATGCTAAGTGAGTGGTATTTCACACTATTCGTTTGGCTAGGTCTGGTGGGCTTGTCCGTCCTGGTATTGGCATTTGTTGGACTATTTGGAGTGCCATGTTTGGGCAAAAGTCGCAAAATGAAGAGTACCGATATGGATAATAGCCTGAAAGCGGTACTGGACGACTTTAAGTTTCCCGGCCGGGTCTATATGGTTCACACCTTCCATGTGGGTCGTCCGACCGCCTGGGTTATgggatgctgctgttgcctgCGCTTGGATATCCACGATAACCTGATGTGGAACCGCGGTTTCAGCTCCGATGATTTCGACTGGGGTCAGATGGGTGCTGGTCTGAATGACGAGCAGTTGGCCGCCTTTGTGGCCCATCAGCTGGCCCATTGGAAACtgtggcatgtggcaaagGGACTGGCATTGATCTACTTTTACCTATTGATATATCTACTGCTCTTCGGAATCTGTAACAGATGGATAACGTTGTATGCGGCTGCGGGCTTTACGACATTCTATCCCAGTTCCGTGGGCTTCTGGCTGGTGTACAAGTATCTAATGCCCATCTATCACGATATATCCACTTGGATAGTGTTCTTCTGTATACGGCACTTTGAGTACGCCGCGGATGCGTATGTCAATCGCCGGGGTTACGGACCACCGATGAGGGCCGCTCTGCTCAAACTTTTTTCGGATGATTACGAGTTTCCCTATGTGGACCACTGCTACCTCATATGGCATCGCCTACGCCCATCGATCCTGCAACGCATCGATAATCTGCAGCGATTGAATATGATCAGTGGTGTCTCCACAGCATGA
- the LOC6737649 gene encoding CAAX prenyl protease 1 homolog isoform X2 produces MTVFSTYLVVRKLPSLFYEKLVLDPRYNVDPEKTPPLLGLICALVFVVVFLQVAVIPLTAIFMAIHMLSEWYFTLFVWLGLVGLSVLVLAFVGLFGVPCLGKSRKMKSTDMDNSLKAVLDDFKFPGRVYMVHTFHVGRPTAWVMGCCCCLRLDIHDNLMWNRGFSSDDFDWGQMGAGLNDEQLAAFVAHQLAHWKLWHVAKGLALIYFYLLIYLLLFGICNRWITLYAAAGFTTFYPSSVGFWLVYKYLMPIYHDISTWIVFFCIRHFEYAADAYVNRRGYGPPMRAALLKLFSDDYEFPYVDHCYLIWHRLRPSILQRIDNLQRLNMISGVSTA; encoded by the exons ATGACTGTGTTTTCCACGTACTTGGTTGTCCGGAAGTTGCCATCGCTGTTTTACGAGAAACTAGTCCTGGATCCCAGATACAATGTGGATCCTGAAAAGACTCCGCCCTTGTTGGGTTTGATTTGCGCGCTGGTTTTTGTCGTCGTTTTTCTACAG GTTGCCGTCATTCCGCTGACTGCGATTTTCATGGCCATTCATATGCTAAGTGAGTGGTATTTCACACTATTCGTTTGGCTAGGTCTGGTGGGCTTGTCCGTCCTGGTATTGGCATTTGTTGGACTATTTGGAGTGCCATGTTTGGGCAAAAGTCGCAAAATGAAGAGTACCGATATGGATAATAGCCTGAAAGCGGTACTGGACGACTTTAAGTTTCCCGGCCGGGTCTATATGGTTCACACCTTCCATGTGGGTCGTCCGACCGCCTGGGTTATgggatgctgctgttgcctgCGCTTGGATATCCACGATAACCTGATGTGGAACCGCGGTTTCAGCTCCGATGATTTCGACTGGGGTCAGATGGGTGCTGGTCTGAATGACGAGCAGTTGGCCGCCTTTGTGGCCCATCAGCTGGCCCATTGGAAACtgtggcatgtggcaaagGGACTGGCATTGATCTACTTTTACCTATTGATATATCTACTGCTCTTCGGAATCTGTAACAGATGGATAACGTTGTATGCGGCTGCGGGCTTTACGACATTCTATCCCAGTTCCGTGGGCTTCTGGCTGGTGTACAAGTATCTAATGCCCATCTATCACGATATATCCACTTGGATAGTGTTCTTCTGTATACGGCACTTTGAGTACGCCGCGGATGCGTATGTCAATCGCCGGGGTTACGGACCACCGATGAGGGCCGCTCTGCTCAAACTTTTTTCGGATGATTACGAGTTTCCCTATGTGGACCACTGCTACCTCATATGGCATCGCCTACGCCCATCGATCCTGCAACGCATCGATAATCTGCAGCGATTGAATATGATCAGTGGTGTCTCCACAGCATGA